The following proteins are co-located in the Peromyscus maniculatus bairdii isolate BWxNUB_F1_BW_parent chromosome 23, HU_Pman_BW_mat_3.1, whole genome shotgun sequence genome:
- the LOC102905057 gene encoding putative sperm motility kinase W — protein MGSHMEEDILEKDFRMLTSLGCGSFGEVKLACHLPTHTRVAVKVLEKNTNSVADISTEVNILQSLEHRNIVRFFDMIDTLTTTYLTMEYVAGEDLESCLEALGCLKEEEARVIFRQVVSAVHFLHQRRIAHRDIKLENILVDAAGNAKLCDFGMAIEITEGQMLEEICGSLLYWAPEILARKPYDGLAGDMWSLGIVLYVLVTGHFPYMEETLEGMHRVITTTMCPIPYHLSKPCHFIIARLLMVPLWYRFTICQLVERPWLGPFQEHVPPGTKEILPRVVETMCTIGYTCEEIVSSLTHRREDNHVRATCNILKYQLSGGDSHQQDLMPWLTSSPADPVHLPLPLTRRASEPAFTTSTQAVKSHVKEESGEERGKTYRSHSMPHVYTLLDELPCSDNTVPERDALVADVINTATEDTEVNRNSVDSLPGNLSSPELILDATPMGFLNLSFCEEDSSHGSDIPSDQPQVAPTTSGSRPFRVWKLVRKQMSHALRALCCCYCCCCLPTSSVETEMAQ, from the exons ATGGGCAGCCACATGGAAGAGGACattcttgaaaaggatttcaggatgttaACATCTCTAGGGTGTGGTTCATTCggggaggtgaagctggcctgccatcttcccacacatacacgagtggctgtcaaggtccttgagaaaaacaccaacagTGTGGCTGACATCAGTACTGAAGTGAACATCCTTCAGTCTCTGGAACACAGGAACATCGTTCGATTTTTTGACATGATCGACACACTGACAACCACTTATCTGACTATGGAGTATGTGGCAGGAGAAGATCTGGAGAGCTGCCTCGAGGCACTGGGCTgtctaaaggaggaggaggctagagtgattttccggcaggtggtgtcagcagttcacttcctccaccagagacGCATCGCACACCgtgatatcaaattagaaaacatcctagtcgatgcagcaggaaatgcaaagctttgtgactttggtatggcaattgaaatcacagaggggcagatgttggaggagatctgtggcTCCTTACTCTACtgggccccagagatcttggcaagaaagccctatgatggactggcaggtgatatgtggagcttgggtatCGTCCTGTATGTCCTGGTCACAGGGCACTTCccatacatggaagaaacccttgaaggtatgcacagggtcatcaccaccacaatgtgtCCCATTCCTTACCATCTGTCAAAACCCTGTCACTTCATCATTGCCCGACTACTCATGGTCCCTCTCTGGTACCGATTCACAATCTGTCAGCTTGTGGAACGACCATGGCTGGGCCCCTTTCAAGAACATGTACCACCTGGcaccaaagaaatcctgcccagGGTCGTGGAGACCATGTGCACCATCGGCTATACCTGTGAGGAGATTGTTTCATCCCTAACGCACAGGCGAGAAGATAATCATGTAAGGGCTACTTGcaacattctcaaatatcagCTGAGTGGTGGGGACAGCCATCAGCAAGATCTGATGCCCTGGCTAACTAGCAGCCCTGCAGATCCTgttcacctccctctccccttgacCAGGAGAGCCAGTGAACCAGCATTTACAACCAGTACACAAGCTGTGAAGAGTCACGTTAAGGAGGAGAGTGGGGAAGAAAGAGGCAAAACATACAGAAGCCACAGCATGCCCCACGTATACACCCTCCTGGATGAGCTGCCCTGTtcagacaacacagtcccagaaagagatgctctTGTGGCTGACGTCATCAACACTGCTACAGAGGACACTGAAGTCAACAGGAATTCTGTTGACTCCCTGCCTGGCAATCTCTCCTCCCCTGAATTAATCTTGGATGCAACACCCATGGGATTTCTCAACCTGAGCTTCTGTGAGGAAGATTCATCCCATGGGTCAgacattcccagtgaccagccccaggTGGCACCCACAACATCTGGATCCAGGCCATTCAGGGTCTGGAAACTGGTGAGGAAGCAAATGTCCCATGCACTGAGAGCACTGtgttgctgctactgctgctgctgcctgcccactTCAAG tgtggaaactgaaatggccCAATAG